From the genome of Fusobacterium varium, one region includes:
- the rplS gene encoding 50S ribosomal protein L19, producing the protein MKEKLIQLVEQNYLRTDIPSFKAGDTIAVYYKVKEGNKERVQLFEGVVIRVNGGGIAKTFTVRKVTAGIGIERIIPMNSPMIDKIEVLKVGRVRRSKLYYLRGLSGKKARIKEIRK; encoded by the coding sequence ATGAAAGAAAAATTAATTCAATTAGTAGAGCAAAACTACTTAAGAACTGACATCCCTTCATTTAAAGCTGGAGATACTATTGCAGTGTACTACAAAGTAAAAGAGGGAAACAAAGAAAGAGTTCAGTTATTTGAAGGTGTAGTTATCAGAGTAAACGGTGGAGGAATTGCAAAAACTTTCACAGTTAGAAAAGTAACTGCTGGAATAGGAATAGAAAGAATAATTCCTATGAACTCTCCAATGATCGATAAGATTGAAGTATTGAAAGTTGGTAGAGTTAGAAGATCTAAACTTTATTACCTTAGAGGACTTTCTGGTAAAAAAGCTAGAATCAAAGAAATCAGAAAATAA
- the sipS gene encoding Signal peptidase I S gives MEKSKIILNSIFYVILTAIFIYIFVKEKALTDTIKIYRDKFADKVIMVLNIKGKVLSKGIRTTINLVETIGTALILVLIIQKFYLGNFLVPTGSMIPTIMPKDRLFGNMLIYKFRKPQREEIIVFKEPIQNKVLYTKRVMGLPGEVVNIKIIIFM, from the coding sequence ATGGAAAAAAGTAAAATAATACTAAATAGTATTTTCTATGTAATCCTTACAGCGATATTTATATATATCTTTGTTAAAGAAAAAGCTTTAACAGATACTATAAAAATATATAGAGATAAATTTGCTGATAAGGTAATCATGGTACTTAATATAAAAGGAAAAGTTTTAAGCAAGGGAATAAGAACAACTATAAATCTAGTTGAAACAATTGGGACGGCCCTCATTTTAGTACTTATAATACAGAAATTTTATCTTGGAAACTTTCTTGTACCAACAGGTTCTATGATACCAACAATAATGCCAAAAGATAGACTTTTTGGGAATATGCTTATATATAAATTTAGAAAACCTCAAAGAGAAGAGATTATAGTTTTTAAAGAGCCTATTCAAAATAAAGTTCTTTATACAAAAAGAGTAATGGGACTTCCTGGAGAAGTGGTGAATATAAAAATAATCATCTTTATGTAA
- a CDS encoding Heptaprenyl diphosphate synthase component I yields MKENRREIYLTALVLLALYLSLAENFIPKPFPWMKIGLSNIAVLIALEKFDSKLAIEVVLLRIFIQALMLGTLFTPGFIISLSAGGATTLFMVGLYKFRKYLSLLAISSLSAFLHNLIQLIVVYFLIFRNITLYSKSIMMFVWGFLAIGVVAGIITGFIGEKLNLRRGNKL; encoded by the coding sequence ATGAAGGAAAATAGACGGGAGATATATTTAACAGCCTTAGTTTTACTTGCATTGTATCTTTCTCTGGCAGAAAATTTTATTCCAAAACCTTTTCCTTGGATGAAAATAGGTTTATCTAATATAGCTGTATTAATAGCTCTTGAAAAATTTGATTCTAAGCTTGCGATTGAAGTCGTATTGCTTAGAATCTTTATTCAAGCTCTTATGTTAGGGACTCTTTTCACTCCTGGGTTTATAATAAGTTTATCAGCTGGAGGAGCAACTACTTTATTTATGGTTGGACTTTATAAATTCAGAAAATACCTTTCTCTTTTAGCAATCAGTTCTCTTTCTGCCTTTCTTCACAATTTGATTCAGCTTATAGTTGTATATTTTCTTATCTTTAGGAATATAACCCTGTATTCAAAATCTATAATGATGTTTGTATGGGGCTTTTTGGCTATAGGTGTAGTGGCAGGAATTATAACAGGCTTTATTGGAGAAAAATTAAATTTAAGAAGAGGTAATAAATTATGA
- the glmM gene encoding Phosphoglucosamine mutase translates to MRKYFGTDGIRGEANRELTVDIALKLGYALGYYLKQKKGNGKIKVIMGSDTRRSGYMLRSALTAGLNSMGVDIDFVGVISTPAVAHITKTKGADAGIMISASHNPAKDNGLKVFGPNGYKLPDETEAEIERLMDDYLEITKNAIAGDEVGRFKYAEDEYFLYRDHLLSCVKGDFSGMKIIVDTANGSAYRIARDVFLALGAEVVVINDAPNGRNINVKCGSTHPEILAKVVVGYEADLGLAYDGDADRLMAVDRNGNIVDGDKIIAVLALLMKKKGHLKGNKVVTTVMSNMGLENYLKENGIELLRANVGDRYVLEKMIASEAAIGGEQSGHIILLEHATTGDGVLTSLKLVEALRDEKKYIDEMVKDIKDWPQKLINVTVDNKKKNIWNQNKNITDFISLKEKEMEGLGRVLVRTSGTEPLVRVMVEGKDMSVVEKVVNEIAEIVKKELA, encoded by the coding sequence ATGAGAAAATATTTTGGAACAGACGGCATCAGAGGAGAAGCAAATAGAGAGCTTACAGTAGATATAGCTCTTAAACTAGGATATGCATTAGGATATTACCTTAAACAGAAAAAAGGTAATGGGAAAATAAAAGTTATAATGGGAAGCGATACAAGAAGATCAGGATATATGTTAAGATCAGCTCTTACAGCAGGATTAAATTCAATGGGAGTGGATATAGATTTTGTAGGAGTTATATCAACTCCAGCAGTAGCACATATTACTAAAACTAAAGGGGCAGATGCAGGGATAATGATATCAGCTTCTCATAATCCAGCAAAGGATAATGGACTTAAAGTATTTGGACCAAATGGATATAAACTTCCAGATGAAACAGAGGCAGAAATTGAAAGATTGATGGACGATTATCTGGAAATAACTAAGAATGCTATAGCTGGAGATGAAGTAGGAAGATTTAAATATGCTGAAGATGAATATTTCTTGTATAGAGATCATCTTCTTTCATGTGTAAAAGGCGATTTTTCTGGAATGAAAATAATAGTTGATACAGCTAATGGTTCAGCTTACAGGATAGCAAGAGATGTATTTTTAGCACTTGGAGCAGAGGTAGTGGTAATAAATGATGCTCCTAATGGAAGAAATATCAATGTAAAATGTGGTTCTACACACCCAGAAATACTTGCAAAAGTAGTAGTAGGATATGAAGCAGATCTTGGGCTTGCATATGATGGAGATGCAGACAGACTTATGGCTGTTGACAGAAATGGGAATATAGTTGATGGAGATAAAATAATAGCAGTTCTGGCTCTTCTTATGAAGAAAAAAGGACATTTAAAAGGGAATAAGGTAGTTACAACAGTAATGAGCAATATGGGACTTGAAAATTACCTTAAAGAAAATGGAATAGAATTATTAAGAGCTAACGTAGGAGATAGATATGTACTTGAAAAAATGATAGCAAGTGAAGCAGCTATTGGAGGGGAGCAATCAGGACATATTATACTTTTAGAACATGCAACTACAGGAGATGGAGTACTTACATCATTAAAGCTAGTTGAGGCTTTAAGAGATGAAAAAAAATATATTGATGAAATGGTAAAAGACATAAAAGACTGGCCTCAAAAACTTATTAATGTAACAGTTGATAATAAAAAGAAAAATATCTGGAATCAAAATAAAAATATAACAGATTTTATATCTTTGAAAGAAAAAGAGATGGAAGGTCTTGGAAGAGTGTTAGTCAGAACATCTGGAACTGAACCTTTAGTAAGAGTAATGGTAGAGGGAAAAGATATGTCTGTGGTGGAAAAAGTAGTTAATGAAATTGCTGAAATAGTAAAAAAAGAATTGGCATAA
- a CDS encoding cyclopropane fatty acyl phospholipid synthase has product MYKYFSKIYDKFMEYSDYGAWEKVVESLIAEGKPNGKDLLDIGCGTGELLLRMAKNYRCHGLDLSEGMLKVADRKLKHRDVKLFLGDMVDFNTGFQYDIMVALFDTVNHILSTEELTSHFISVRNSLKDEGIYIFDVVDREFMEMMFPNDIFVDNRKDLTCIWEHEIEDGIDYIDATYFVKNSKGSFDKITESYSKMIFTEKEIEDSIRQSGLKLIRIIENDEIAGRRNVYLIKR; this is encoded by the coding sequence ATGTATAAATATTTTTCAAAAATTTATGATAAATTTATGGAATATTCAGATTATGGAGCATGGGAAAAAGTAGTTGAAAGCCTTATAGCTGAGGGGAAACCTAATGGAAAGGATTTGTTGGACATTGGGTGTGGAACAGGAGAGCTTCTTTTGAGAATGGCTAAAAACTATAGATGTCATGGTTTAGATTTATCTGAAGGAATGCTCAAGGTAGCAGATAGAAAATTGAAACATAGAGATGTCAAATTATTTCTTGGAGATATGGTAGATTTTAATACAGGATTTCAATATGATATAATGGTGGCTCTTTTTGATACAGTAAATCATATCTTATCTACTGAAGAACTTACAAGTCATTTTATAAGTGTAAGAAATTCTTTAAAAGATGAAGGGATATATATTTTTGATGTTGTAGACAGAGAGTTTATGGAAATGATGTTTCCAAATGATATCTTTGTTGACAACAGAAAAGATTTAACTTGTATCTGGGAACATGAAATAGAAGATGGAATAGACTATATTGATGCTACATATTTTGTAAAGAATTCTAAGGGAAGTTTTGATAAGATAACTGAAAGCTATAGTAAAATGATATTTACAGAAAAAGAAATTGAAGATTCAATAAGACAATCAGGACTTAAATTGATTAGAATTATAGAAAATGATGAGATTGCAGGCAGACGAAATGTTTATTTGATAAAAAGATAA
- the purB_2 gene encoding Adenylosuccinate lyase, which yields MNMNIYSNPLAERYSSKEMLENFSPDKKFSTWRKLWIALAESEKELGLHITDEQIAEMKANIYNIDYELAAKKESEFRHDVMAHVHTFGTQAPKAMPIIHLGATSAFVGDNTDLIQIKDGLDIVKTKLVNVISEMSKFAMEYKDLPTLGFTHFQAAQLTTVGKRATLWLQSLLLDLEELEFREKTLRFRGVKGTTGTQASFKELFNDDFSKVKALDEKITEKMGFDKRFLVTGQTYDRKVDSEIMNLLANIAQSAHKFTNDLRLLQHLKEVEEPFEKSQIGSSAMAYKRNPMRSERISSLAKFVIALQQSTAMTAATQWFERTLDDSANKRLSLPQAFLAIDAILIIWKNVLDGLVVYPKMIEKRIMAELPFMSTEYIIMECVKNGGDRQELHERIRVHSMEAGKMVKIEGKENDLIERILNDKYFNLDKARLLEILSPKNFIGFAPEQTEEFVNIEVNPILERYSDRLGMKAALRV from the coding sequence ATGAATATGAACATTTATTCAAACCCTTTAGCAGAAAGATATAGTTCAAAGGAAATGCTTGAGAATTTTTCACCTGATAAAAAATTCTCTACTTGGAGAAAATTATGGATAGCTTTAGCTGAATCTGAAAAAGAGTTGGGATTGCATATAACTGATGAGCAGATAGCAGAAATGAAAGCTAATATTTATAATATTGATTATGAACTTGCTGCAAAAAAGGAATCTGAGTTTAGACATGATGTAATGGCGCATGTACATACATTTGGAACACAGGCTCCAAAAGCTATGCCTATAATTCACCTTGGTGCTACAAGTGCATTTGTAGGAGATAATACTGATCTTATCCAGATAAAAGATGGCTTGGATATAGTTAAAACTAAACTTGTAAATGTAATATCTGAAATGTCAAAATTTGCAATGGAATATAAGGATTTACCAACATTAGGATTTACTCATTTTCAGGCAGCTCAATTAACTACAGTAGGGAAAAGAGCTACTTTGTGGCTTCAAAGCCTTCTTCTTGATTTAGAAGAACTTGAATTTAGAGAGAAAACTTTAAGATTCAGAGGTGTAAAAGGAACTACTGGAACACAGGCAAGTTTTAAAGAATTGTTTAATGATGATTTTTCTAAAGTAAAAGCTCTAGATGAAAAAATAACAGAGAAAATGGGATTTGATAAAAGATTCCTTGTAACAGGACAGACTTATGATAGAAAAGTTGATTCAGAAATTATGAATCTTCTTGCAAATATAGCTCAATCAGCTCATAAATTTACAAATGATTTAAGACTTTTACAACATTTGAAAGAAGTTGAGGAACCATTTGAAAAAAGTCAAATTGGTTCATCAGCCATGGCTTATAAAAGAAATCCTATGAGAAGTGAAAGAATATCTTCTCTTGCAAAGTTTGTAATAGCTCTTCAGCAAAGTACAGCTATGACAGCAGCAACTCAATGGTTTGAAAGAACTCTTGATGATTCAGCTAATAAAAGATTGTCACTACCTCAGGCATTTCTTGCAATAGATGCTATACTGATAATATGGAAAAATGTTCTTGATGGATTAGTAGTTTATCCAAAAATGATAGAAAAGCGTATAATGGCTGAACTTCCATTTATGTCTACAGAGTATATCATAATGGAATGTGTAAAAAATGGTGGGGACAGACAAGAGCTTCACGAAAGAATAAGAGTTCATTCTATGGAAGCAGGAAAAATGGTGAAAATAGAAGGTAAAGAAAACGATCTTATTGAGAGAATATTAAATGATAAATACTTTAATTTGGATAAAGCTAGATTGCTTGAAATTTTATCTCCTAAGAACTTTATAGGGTTTGCACCTGAACAAACAGAAGAATTTGTAAATATAGAGGTGAACCCAATCTTAGAAAGATATAGCGATAGACTTGGAATGAAAGCAGCATTAAGGGTATAG
- the nfrA_2 gene encoding NADPH-dependent oxidoreductase: MSIISCINERRSIRSYKDEPIDEKTINKLLELGTKAATGSAMEPWGFVVIQDKEEINKLSDEIKKYLIENFDKFPYLQKYKNWVENPKYNVFYDAGTLVIIYGNTDSHWNVYDCSLVAGNIMLGAYEMGIGSCWIGFGEYMLNTKEFKKKYGVPENFQVVCPLTLGYMKIKPKPPVRKAPIIFNKR; encoded by the coding sequence GTGAGTATAATCTCTTGTATTAATGAAAGAAGGAGTATTCGTTCATATAAAGATGAACCAATAGATGAAAAAACAATAAATAAACTTTTAGAATTAGGAACAAAAGCAGCTACAGGTTCAGCGATGGAACCTTGGGGTTTTGTTGTTATACAGGACAAAGAAGAAATAAATAAATTGTCTGATGAGATAAAAAAATATCTTATTGAAAATTTTGATAAGTTTCCATATTTGCAAAAGTATAAAAATTGGGTTGAAAATCCTAAATATAATGTTTTTTATGATGCTGGAACTTTAGTGATAATATATGGTAATACAGATTCTCATTGGAATGTTTATGATTGCTCACTTGTAGCGGGAAATATAATGCTGGGAGCCTATGAAATGGGTATAGGAAGCTGTTGGATAGGATTTGGTGAGTATATGCTCAATACGAAAGAATTTAAGAAAAAATATGGAGTACCAGAAAATTTTCAAGTAGTTTGTCCTCTTACATTAGGTTATATGAAAATAAAACCAAAACCTCCTGTAAGAAAAGCACCTATTATATTTAATAAAAGATAA
- the spsB gene encoding Signal peptidase IB, whose product MINVGEVQKYLVDNPGAVGEILPDLEFRVNGEKTGMLLDLIHESKYVNRILKGESVALISEKDYYLALGDNTNGSYDSRMWGFVSEDRIKGEAFIRFWPLNRIKLLK is encoded by the coding sequence ATGATTAATGTTGGAGAAGTACAAAAATATCTTGTAGATAATCCAGGAGCAGTAGGAGAAATACTTCCAGATCTTGAATTTAGAGTAAATGGTGAAAAAACAGGAATGCTTTTAGATCTTATACATGAATCTAAATATGTAAATAGAATACTTAAAGGTGAAAGTGTAGCATTGATATCTGAGAAAGATTATTATTTAGCTCTTGGAGATAATACTAATGGAAGTTATGATTCAAGAATGTGGGGATTTGTAAGTGAGGATAGGATAAAAGGAGAAGCTTTTATAAGATTCTGGCCTTTAAACAGAATAAAGCTTTTAAAATAG
- the paiA_2 gene encoding Protease synthase and sporulation negative regulatory protein PAI 1, translated as MKKIERYKFFIIKIEEKVAGYVILYDSVDVLEIMKIAVNKEHRRKGIGEKMIKYIFSLTQMPVMLEVRENNAGAIEFYKKSGFEQIATRKNYYTDTGEAAYIMVKN; from the coding sequence ATGAAAAAAATAGAAAGATATAAATTTTTTATTATAAAAATTGAAGAAAAGGTAGCTGGATATGTAATACTTTATGATAGTGTAGATGTATTGGAAATAATGAAAATAGCAGTAAATAAAGAGCATAGAAGAAAAGGCATAGGAGAAAAGATGATAAAATATATTTTCTCTCTTACTCAGATGCCAGTGATGCTTGAAGTTAGAGAAAATAATGCAGGGGCTATAGAATTTTACAAGAAGAGTGGTTTTGAGCAGATAGCTACCAGAAAAAACTATTATACTGATACAGGGGAAGCAGCTTATATAATGGTTAAAAATTAA